GCTTTCAGCAGCAGCCTCTTCTTCACCAGCAGGCTCCATCGGCATGATCTCTGGTGGTGCGCTCAACGCAGCAAGTTTAGCACTATGGCTAGCAGCCATATCCGATGCTTTCTTACGCTCTGCGGTAAGACGGTCTTTCGTAGCATACTCAGCACTTTGCACGAGCTTGCTCTTCTTTCCCTCGATCTTGGAATTCTTTTCGTTCAACCAGATCTCAAAACGGCGATCAGCCTCAGCTTGGTCGAATGCACCTTTCTTGATGCCATTAACGAGGTGATTCTTGTAAACAACACCGCTGTAGCTAAGGATAGCGCGGCAGGTATCGCTAGGCTGGGCACCTTTCTGGAGCCAGGCCATCGCTTTATCCACGTTCACTTCCACGAAAGCGGGGTTCATGTTCGGATCGTAGGCACCGATCCTTTCAATGTATTTCCCGTCGCGTGGTGCACGAGAATCGGCAATTACCATGTGGTAATATGGCCGGCCTTTTTTGCCCTTTCTCTGAAGGCGGATGCGAGTTGGCATGTCGCTAATTGTTTTAGTTTTCCCGGAATTGGGGGTGCAAAAGTGAGGTTTTTTAGGAAGACCACCAAATGTGGTAGGGATCCTTCTTCAAATTCATACTCAGACCCACACCAACATACTCAGATGAGGCTCAGGAATTCGACTGAATTCCCCTCTCCGGGAACACTGCATCTTTGCAAAATGCGCCCCATCCTACTTTTCTTTCTCCTGCCGTTGCTGACGCACGCTCAACTCGCCGTCCCAGGGATCATACC
This genomic window from Flavobacteriales bacterium contains:
- a CDS encoding 30S ribosomal protein S16, with amino-acid sequence MPTRIRLQRKGKKGRPYYHMVIADSRAPRDGKYIERIGAYDPNMNPAFVEVNVDKAMAWLQKGAQPSDTCRAILSYSGVVYKNHLVNGIKKGAFDQAEADRRFEIWLNEKNSKIEGKKSKLVQSAEYATKDRLTAERKKASDMAASHSAKLAALSAPPEIMPMEPAGEEEAAAESAPEAPAAETPTESEAPAAE